The following proteins are co-located in the Halocatena salina genome:
- a CDS encoding DUF1328 family protein, translating to MILSPASVVSGVGPVIQGGFASLAVVFIVLALAAYIVGARGIAGVTMRIAYILIVIFIILAIISFFL from the coding sequence ATGATTCTTTCCCCTGCTTCTGTTGTCTCAGGGGTCGGCCCTGTTATTCAGGGAGGATTTGCGTCTCTCGCAGTCGTGTTTATCGTCCTCGCACTCGCTGCGTACATCGTCGGTGCGCGCGGTATCGCAGGGGTCACAATGAGAATCGCATACATACTTATTGTCATTTTCATCATATTGGCGATCATCTCGTTTTTCCTTTAG
- a CDS encoding PRC-barrel domain containing protein: protein MSRITESDEGKSVVRGDTTVGIVATVEHGTAYVEPDPGLTDKVMSQLGWKDIDEETFPLQEQEIVDVTDDEIKLQTSP from the coding sequence ATGTCAAGGATCACAGAATCCGACGAAGGGAAATCCGTCGTTCGTGGCGATACGACTGTTGGTATCGTGGCCACTGTCGAACATGGAACGGCGTACGTCGAACCTGATCCCGGTCTCACAGATAAAGTGATGTCCCAGTTAGGATGGAAGGATATCGACGAAGAAACGTTTCCGCTCCAAGAACAAGAAATCGTTGACGTAACAGACGATGAGATTAAACTCCAGACTTCACCATAG
- a CDS encoding methylmalonyl-CoA mutase family protein gives MYDEDDLDTIREAHDTWEEDTLDPVIDSYGERRDRFATVSNHEINRLYTPMDIADLDYEADLGMPGEPPYTRGPYPTMYRGRTWTMRQFAGFGTAEETNERFHYLIEEGQTGLSTAFDMPSLMGIDSDHPMSEGEVGKEGVAVDTLADMEVLFDGIDIEEVSTSFTINPSAAVIYAMYVALADQQDVPRNQINGTLQNDMLKEFIAQKEWVIPPEPSLDVVTDTIEFAVKQTPKFHPVSISGYHIREAGSTAAQEAAFTLADGFAYVEDCLKRGLDVDEFAPLLSFFFNSHNSLFEEVAKFRASRRVYARIMDEWYGAQTDEAKRLKFHTQTAGQSLTAQQPMNNIARVTIQALAGVLGGTQSLHTNSFDEALALPSEKAVRVALRTQQIIAEESGVADIVDPLGGSFAVEALTDEMETEIIEYIEEIKAKGDGSVRNGVLYGIDDGYFHREIQDSSYEYQQRVDAGEETVVGVNEYEIEEDTSVDILTVDEGAEQAQLERLQRVKRERDDQAVATALTSLSDAIESDENVMPYIIDAVKTYATMGEIMGVFEDQYGSYQETPVTV, from the coding sequence ATGTACGATGAGGACGACCTCGACACCATTCGTGAGGCTCACGACACGTGGGAAGAGGACACCCTCGATCCTGTGATCGATTCTTACGGTGAGCGGCGCGATCGATTCGCGACCGTCTCGAATCACGAGATTAACCGACTGTACACGCCAATGGACATAGCTGACCTCGACTACGAAGCGGATCTCGGTATGCCTGGTGAACCCCCATACACGCGTGGTCCATATCCGACGATGTATCGGGGTCGGACGTGGACGATGCGTCAGTTTGCCGGGTTCGGAACAGCCGAGGAGACCAATGAGCGCTTTCACTATCTCATCGAAGAAGGGCAAACTGGCCTTTCGACCGCTTTCGATATGCCCTCCTTGATGGGGATCGACTCCGATCACCCCATGAGCGAGGGAGAAGTTGGAAAAGAGGGCGTCGCCGTCGATACGCTCGCAGACATGGAAGTGTTGTTCGACGGCATCGATATCGAGGAGGTATCTACTTCTTTCACCATCAATCCGAGTGCCGCAGTGATCTATGCGATGTACGTCGCGCTTGCCGATCAGCAGGACGTCCCTCGCAACCAGATCAACGGCACCCTTCAAAACGACATGCTCAAGGAGTTCATCGCCCAGAAAGAGTGGGTGATTCCCCCCGAACCGTCGTTGGATGTGGTGACCGACACCATCGAGTTCGCGGTCAAGCAAACGCCGAAGTTCCACCCGGTATCGATCTCGGGATATCACATCCGAGAAGCTGGCTCGACGGCCGCTCAAGAAGCCGCTTTCACCCTTGCCGATGGTTTCGCCTACGTTGAGGACTGTCTAAAACGAGGACTAGATGTAGATGAATTCGCGCCGCTCCTTTCGTTTTTCTTTAATTCACACAACTCCCTCTTCGAGGAAGTGGCGAAGTTCCGTGCTAGTCGGCGCGTCTATGCTCGGATCATGGACGAGTGGTACGGTGCACAAACTGATGAAGCGAAGCGGTTGAAGTTCCATACCCAGACGGCAGGACAGTCGTTGACCGCCCAACAGCCGATGAACAACATCGCCCGAGTAACGATACAAGCGCTTGCGGGTGTCCTCGGAGGAACTCAGTCGCTACACACCAATTCCTTCGACGAGGCGCTTGCACTACCCTCCGAGAAAGCCGTCCGAGTCGCGTTACGGACCCAACAGATCATCGCCGAGGAGTCGGGCGTGGCCGACATCGTTGATCCGCTCGGAGGTAGCTTCGCCGTTGAGGCTCTTACTGACGAAATGGAAACCGAAATCATAGAGTACATCGAGGAGATCAAAGCGAAGGGAGATGGTTCCGTGCGCAACGGTGTCCTTTACGGAATCGACGACGGCTATTTCCATCGAGAGATTCAGGATTCCTCCTATGAGTATCAACAGCGCGTCGACGCAGGTGAAGAAACGGTCGTTGGTGTCAACGAGTACGAGATTGAGGAAGACACGTCCGTCGATATTCTCACCGTGGATGAGGGTGCCGAACAAGCGCAGCTCGAACGACTTCAACGAGTCAAGCGCGAACGAGACGACCAAGCGGTTGCAACCGCCCTCACATCCCTGTCTGACGCCATCGAATCGGATGAAAACGTGATGCCGTACATCATCGACGCCGTGAAAACTTACGCCACGATGGGCGAGATCATGGGTGTCTTCGAGGATCAGTATGGCTCCTATCAGGAAACCCCCGTGACGGTGTGA